GTATCGGGAACCTTGTCCGATGAGCAGCCGGCCAATGTCAGGCTTACTATGGCCGCAGCCACTAACTTTTTCATAGGCATCATGACGCTTTGATTATCCTCAGAGTGTTGTTTCAGAAGCTATCCTTTCAGCTTCTGAGAAGTAACAGATACAATAGCATAATATTTTAAACGGCATTGCCGCTAAAACCCAACTGAAAACTTAAGAAGTCACTTTATGTCACAGCAAGTACAGCTTACTGCAACAGTTCAGGAATCACAGCTCGGTCAGAGATTAGATCAGGCATTGGCCGAATTGTTCCCCGATTATTCACGATCTCGTATAAAAGAATGGATCTTGGAAGAGCGCGTGTCGGTTAACGGCCAGATTATCTCCAAGCCGAAAGAAAAAGTGCTTGGCGGGGAGTGTATCTTAGTCGATGCGCTGATAGAAGAGGAAACGCGTTGGGAGCCTCAGGATATCGCTCTGAATATCGTCTATGAAGATGATGACATTATCGTTATCAACAAGCCGCGCGATCTGGTTGTGCACCCTGGCGCGGGCAATCCTGATGGCACAGTGCTGAATGCGCTTTTGCATCACTATCCAGCCATTGCCGACGTGCCGAGAGCCGGCATTGTGCACCGTTTGGATAAGGATACTACGGGTCTGATGGTGGTAGCGAAAAACGTACCCGCCCAGACTCGTCTGGTAGAGGCGCTTCAGGCACGGGAAATTACCCGTGAGTATGAGGCCGTAGCGATCGGTATTATGGCCGGTGGTGGTACAGTAGATGCCGCGATTGCTCGTCACCCGACCAAGCGTACCCATATGTCAGTTTACCCAATGGGAAAACCGGCAGTGACTCACTATCGCATTATGGAGCGCTTTCGTGCCCATACCCGCCTGCGCCTGCGTTTAGAGACCGGCAGAACGCACCAGATTCGTGTGCACATGGCGCATATCAGCCACCCTCTGGTGGGCGATCCGCTGTATGGCGGTCGTCCTCGTCCGCCAAAAGGCGCGTCTGAAGCCTTTATTCAGCAGCTTCGCAACTTCGACCGTCAGGCGCTGCACGCGACAATGCTGCGTTTGTATCATCCCATTAGTGGTGAACTGATGGAGTGGCACGCGCCGCTGCCCGATGACATGGTGGAACTGGTTGCTGCACTGCGTGAAGATACTGAACAGTTTAAAGACCAACTGGACTGGACATGATCCCGCTAATTTATCCTGAGTGGCAGGGGCCAGCGAACGTTAAGGCGCTGGCGACAACGCGAATAGGCGGCGTTAGTCCGCCGCCTTATGAGTCGCTAAACGTGGGCGATCACGTCGATGATTCACCGCTAAACGTGACTGAAAATCGTCGGCGCTTGGGTGAGCAGTTAGGTTCATCGATTGAGATTGGCTGGCTCTCTCAGGTACACGGCACTGACGTTTTGTCGATGGACGCTTATCGCGCCGCCGATAACTGTGCCGATGCGTCCTATAGCTGTTTGCCAGAAAAGGCCTGTGCGGTAATGACGGCAGACTGTTTACCAGTGCTGTTTTGTTCCGTCCATGGCAATGAAGTCGCTGCCGCTCATGCTGGATGGCGAGGCCTTCAAAGCGGCGTTTTAGAGCGAACTCTTGAACGTTTCAACGCGCGGCCGGGAGAAGTGATGGCCTGGCTTGGGCCAGCGATAGGGCCAGAATGCTTTGAAGTTGGTGCGGAAGTGCGGGATGCCTTTATGGATATTGATCCTCAGGCCGCTTTGGCGTTTCAGCCCCGTGGAAATAAATATCTGGCGGATATCTACCTTCTTGCTCGCCAGCGTCTCATCGCTGCCGGAGTTGAAAAAATTTACGGCGGAACTTACTGCACAGTAAGCCAACCTGAACTATTTTTTTCCTATCGGCGTGAAAAAACGACCGGCAGGATGGTGAGTCTTATTTGGTTCGAGTAATCGCCTGACAGAACGACTGACTGTTAATCTGTCGTTTCCTCATAGCGTCAGGCAGAGAGCTGCCTGACGCACTAGTGTTAAAAAATCTCTCCATTCTGTGACTGATGTTGATAAAAATATATTGACTTTAGTCTTGAAAACCGCCTTGCCAGCCTCATCTATACGACATAGCAACATTGCTAACCCTATTTTTCTCTGGAGGTGTTATGCGTCTAGATCGTTTAACCAGTAAGTTTCAACTCGCTTTGGCCGATGCTCAATCATTAGCGCTGGG
This DNA window, taken from Leminorella richardii, encodes the following:
- the rluD gene encoding 23S rRNA pseudouridine(1911/1915/1917) synthase RluD; its protein translation is MSQQVQLTATVQESQLGQRLDQALAELFPDYSRSRIKEWILEERVSVNGQIISKPKEKVLGGECILVDALIEEETRWEPQDIALNIVYEDDDIIVINKPRDLVVHPGAGNPDGTVLNALLHHYPAIADVPRAGIVHRLDKDTTGLMVVAKNVPAQTRLVEALQAREITREYEAVAIGIMAGGGTVDAAIARHPTKRTHMSVYPMGKPAVTHYRIMERFRAHTRLRLRLETGRTHQIRVHMAHISHPLVGDPLYGGRPRPPKGASEAFIQQLRNFDRQALHATMLRLYHPISGELMEWHAPLPDDMVELVAALREDTEQFKDQLDWT
- the pgeF gene encoding peptidoglycan editing factor PgeF — its product is MIPLIYPEWQGPANVKALATTRIGGVSPPPYESLNVGDHVDDSPLNVTENRRRLGEQLGSSIEIGWLSQVHGTDVLSMDAYRAADNCADASYSCLPEKACAVMTADCLPVLFCSVHGNEVAAAHAGWRGLQSGVLERTLERFNARPGEVMAWLGPAIGPECFEVGAEVRDAFMDIDPQAALAFQPRGNKYLADIYLLARQRLIAAGVEKIYGGTYCTVSQPELFFSYRREKTTGRMVSLIWFE